A genome region from Natronobeatus ordinarius includes the following:
- a CDS encoding type II toxin-antitoxin system PemK/MazF family toxin, which yields MSEDVEIRRGDVVIVRLDPAEGHEMKKTRPAVVVQNDVGNNNASTTIVAPATGTYRGYPFEVLVEAAESPFEKDSSIRLDQIRVVSIEKRIHSVLGSLDGETMEAVDGALKLSLGLD from the coding sequence ATGAGTGAGGACGTGGAAATTCGTCGCGGCGACGTTGTTATCGTTCGGCTTGATCCAGCGGAAGGGCACGAGATGAAGAAAACTCGCCCTGCGGTAGTCGTCCAGAACGATGTTGGGAATAACAATGCTAGTACGACTATCGTTGCACCTGCGACGGGGACATATCGGGGCTATCCGTTCGAGGTTCTCGTTGAAGCAGCGGAGTCGCCGTTCGAGAAAGATTCCTCGATTCGCCTCGATCAAATTCGTGTCGTTTCCATCGAAAAACGGATTCACTCGGTGCTTGGAAGCCTCGACGGGGAGACGATGGAGGCGGTGGACGGGGCGTTGAAACTGAGTCTCGGACTGGACTGA
- a CDS encoding shikimate kinase, which yields MDGRAVAPAAGTVLNALATGTGSAFAIDLETTATVSLTSDGVVSGEIAEEPDADASLIERCVDLTLERYAPEAGLERADVGAHVRTETEVPMASGLKSSSAAANATVLATLDALEIADAVDRLDACRLGVAAARDAGVTVTGAFDDASASMLGGVTVTDNTADELLAHEPVDWHALVYTPPERAYSADTDVSACERIAPMADLVAELALDGRYGEAMTVNGFAFCGALEFPTGPLLEALPDVAGVSLSGTGPSYVAVGDREALETVRGRWGERDGTTRLLRTRTDGTRPT from the coding sequence ATGGACGGCCGGGCAGTCGCCCCCGCAGCCGGAACGGTGCTCAACGCGCTCGCCACCGGCACCGGATCGGCGTTCGCCATCGATCTCGAGACGACCGCCACCGTCTCGCTCACGAGCGACGGCGTCGTCTCCGGCGAAATCGCCGAGGAGCCCGACGCCGACGCCTCACTGATCGAACGCTGTGTCGACCTCACTCTCGAGCGCTACGCCCCCGAGGCGGGGCTCGAGCGAGCCGACGTCGGGGCACACGTCCGGACCGAGACCGAGGTGCCGATGGCATCCGGATTGAAGAGTTCGAGCGCCGCGGCCAACGCCACGGTGCTCGCGACGCTCGACGCCCTCGAGATCGCCGACGCGGTCGACCGGCTCGACGCCTGTCGACTCGGCGTGGCGGCGGCCCGCGACGCCGGCGTGACGGTGACGGGCGCGTTCGACGACGCCAGCGCGAGCATGCTCGGCGGCGTGACGGTGACCGACAACACGGCCGACGAGTTGCTCGCCCACGAGCCCGTCGACTGGCACGCACTGGTCTACACGCCGCCCGAGCGAGCCTACTCCGCCGACACCGACGTGAGCGCCTGTGAGCGAATCGCCCCGATGGCCGACCTCGTCGCCGAACTCGCCCTCGACGGGCGATACGGCGAGGCGATGACCGTCAACGGCTTCGCCTTCTGTGGTGCCCTCGAGTTCCCGACGGGACCGCTACTCGAGGCCCTGCCCGACGTCGCGGGCGTCTCGCTGTCGGGCACCGGCCCGAGCTACGTCGCCGTCGGCGACCGGGAGGCGCTCGAGACGGTTCGAGGGCGATGGGGAGAGCGAGACGGAACGACGCGACTACTCCGAACACGAACTGACGGGACACGACCGACATGA
- a CDS encoding DUF7508 domain-containing protein → MPLQKGWRDLDRTTVASAPDRPGVYELGDADGTVLAVESGVLRDELKSALAYGDGERVRWEETHTLEQAAELAVDHRERLGDH, encoded by the coding sequence ATGCCGCTGCAGAAGGGCTGGCGCGACCTCGACCGGACGACGGTCGCGAGCGCGCCGGATCGACCCGGCGTCTACGAACTCGGCGACGCCGACGGAACCGTCCTCGCCGTCGAGTCGGGCGTGCTGCGAGACGAACTCAAGAGCGCCCTGGCCTACGGCGACGGCGAACGCGTCCGCTGGGAGGAGACGCACACGCTCGAGCAAGCCGCCGAACTCGCGGTCGACCACCGCGAGCGACTCGGCGATCACTGA
- a CDS encoding DUF5796 family protein yields the protein MSARSTVAPSTLPVELVDGGVVVRYLDGREAFYHGVPEAVEGSIKTPPGKEVHVLVTDPDGVEGVMTYVNDRNTHDEILESTGVGRVVLEADDEEELFPGVSVTTEGYSVLVEADLEVVDGRVFVFAEDELSEHAYELVGDA from the coding sequence ATGAGCGCCCGTTCTACCGTTGCACCGAGTACGCTCCCGGTCGAACTCGTCGACGGTGGCGTCGTCGTCCGGTATCTCGACGGCCGGGAAGCCTTCTACCACGGCGTCCCCGAGGCCGTCGAGGGATCGATCAAAACGCCGCCCGGGAAAGAGGTCCACGTCCTCGTCACCGATCCCGACGGCGTCGAGGGCGTGATGACCTACGTCAACGACCGCAACACCCACGACGAGATCCTCGAGTCGACCGGCGTCGGCCGCGTCGTGCTCGAGGCCGACGACGAGGAAGAGCTGTTCCCGGGCGTTTCGGTCACGACGGAGGGCTACTCGGTGCTCGTCGAGGCCGACCTCGAGGTGGTCGACGGCCGCGTCTTCGTCTTCGCGGAGGACGAACTGAGCGAACACGCCTACGAACTCGTGGGGGACGCCTGA
- a CDS encoding DUF7128 family protein, translating to MVVQTQRDDGTWYECETCGLLFDDRTDAEKHEQQCDDDDPTYIQ from the coding sequence ATGGTGGTCCAGACCCAGCGTGACGACGGTACCTGGTACGAGTGTGAAACCTGTGGGCTTCTGTTCGACGATCGGACGGACGCGGAGAAACACGAACAGCAGTGTGACGACGACGACCCGACCTACATTCAGTGA
- a CDS encoding vitamin K epoxide reductase family protein produces MATQTKSSNASTNVSEYGWRYSPRVSTLFGLFTAVAVFGWVVSTFLSGIHFWAIPQIPAGAEVSGSLEVVTSSYAYVFGVPLATLGAFYYLTTIGLAVWWLDTRHPLIVKILTPITASGVLASSYFVWLQLFPIGEICPFCMMSAAATVTLFGLELAILRSSDLPPTSAMLEDAGSLLRQTTFTWPLLVVVIGGLTLAAFFGVTMAPVPGT; encoded by the coding sequence ATGGCAACACAAACGAAGTCGTCGAACGCATCGACGAACGTCTCCGAGTACGGCTGGCGTTACTCGCCACGGGTATCGACGCTGTTCGGCCTGTTCACGGCCGTCGCCGTGTTCGGCTGGGTGGTCAGCACGTTCCTGAGCGGGATTCACTTCTGGGCGATCCCCCAGATCCCGGCCGGAGCCGAGGTGTCGGGGAGTCTCGAGGTCGTCACGAGTAGTTACGCCTACGTCTTCGGCGTCCCGCTCGCGACGCTCGGGGCGTTTTACTACCTCACGACGATCGGGCTCGCAGTCTGGTGGCTCGACACCCGCCACCCGCTGATCGTGAAGATCCTGACGCCGATCACAGCCTCAGGTGTGCTCGCCTCGTCGTACTTCGTCTGGCTCCAGCTGTTCCCGATCGGCGAAATCTGCCCGTTCTGTATGATGTCGGCCGCGGCGACGGTGACCCTGTTCGGCCTCGAGCTGGCGATCCTTCGCTCGAGCGACCTGCCGCCGACGTCGGCGATGCTCGAGGACGCGGGCTCGCTGCTGCGCCAGACCACGTTCACGTGGCCGCTGCTCGTGGTCGTGATCGGTGGCCTCACGCTCGCCGCGTTCTTCGGCGTGACGATGGCACCGGTTCCCGGAACGTAA
- a CDS encoding chorismate mutase has product MTGNSAETKDELLDRDATETDLDELREEIQEIDRDIVELIARRTYVADSIAQVKEAEGLPTTDEKQEERVMDRAGENAEQFDVDSNLVKAIFRLLIELNKVEQRSTR; this is encoded by the coding sequence ATGACAGGAAATTCAGCGGAGACGAAAGACGAACTGCTAGATCGAGACGCGACGGAGACCGACCTCGACGAGCTCCGCGAGGAGATCCAGGAGATCGACCGCGACATCGTCGAGTTGATCGCCCGGCGGACGTACGTCGCCGACTCGATCGCCCAGGTCAAAGAAGCCGAAGGACTGCCGACGACCGACGAGAAGCAAGAAGAGCGCGTGATGGACCGGGCGGGCGAGAACGCCGAACAGTTCGACGTGGACTCGAACCTCGTGAAGGCGATCTTTCGGCTGCTCATCGAGTTGAACAAGGTTGAGCAAAGGAGTACTAGATAG
- a CDS encoding acetyl-CoA carboxylase biotin carboxylase subunit, with the protein MFRKVLVANRGEIAVRVMRACEELNVGTVAIYSEADKDGGHVRYADEAYNVGPARAADSYLDHDAVLEAAKKADVDAIHPGYGFLAENAAFARKVEEADGITWIGPSSESMETLGEKTKARTAMSAADVPIVPGTTDPVTDPDEVRSFGEEHGYPIAIKAEGGGGGRGMKVVEDESEVTDQLESAQREGEAYFDNDSVYLERYLESPRHIEVQIIADQHGNVRHLGERDCSLQRRHQKVIEEGPSPALDDDLRERIGEAARRGVKATDYVNAGTVEFLVEDGEFYFLEVNTRIQVEHCVTEEITGIDIVKWQLRVAAGEELAFEQDDVEIDGHAMEFRINAENAANDFAPATGGTLETYDPPGGVGVRVDDALRQGDELVTDYDSMIAKLIVWGGDRDECIARSIRALREYDIEGIETIIPFHRLMLTDETFVAGEHDTKYLDEELDRSRIEQAQEQWGTGATDAADDDEEVVEREFTVEVNGKRFEVELEERGAPALPTASNGSGAMASRPDAATGDAGGDVAIEGDGEVVDAEMQGTILSVEVEEGEEVAAGDVLVVLEAMKMENDIVASRGGEVTQIAVEEGDSVDMGDTLIVLE; encoded by the coding sequence ATGTTCCGGAAGGTTCTGGTAGCGAACCGCGGGGAGATCGCGGTCAGGGTGATGCGAGCGTGTGAGGAGTTGAACGTCGGGACCGTCGCGATCTACTCCGAGGCGGACAAAGACGGCGGCCACGTCAGGTACGCCGACGAGGCGTACAACGTCGGCCCCGCGCGGGCGGCCGACTCCTACCTCGATCACGACGCCGTTCTCGAGGCCGCCAAAAAGGCCGACGTCGACGCCATCCACCCCGGCTACGGCTTCCTCGCGGAGAACGCCGCGTTCGCCCGCAAGGTCGAGGAAGCCGATGGGATCACGTGGATCGGCCCCTCGAGTGAGTCGATGGAGACCTTAGGCGAGAAGACCAAAGCCCGGACGGCGATGAGCGCCGCCGACGTTCCGATCGTGCCCGGGACGACCGACCCCGTCACCGACCCCGACGAGGTCCGATCGTTCGGCGAGGAACACGGCTACCCGATCGCCATCAAGGCCGAGGGTGGCGGCGGCGGCCGCGGGATGAAGGTCGTCGAGGACGAGAGCGAGGTCACAGACCAGCTCGAGAGCGCCCAGCGCGAGGGTGAGGCGTACTTCGACAACGACTCGGTCTACCTCGAGCGCTACCTCGAGAGCCCGCGTCACATCGAGGTCCAGATCATCGCCGACCAGCACGGCAACGTTCGCCACCTCGGCGAGCGCGACTGTTCGCTCCAGCGCCGTCACCAGAAGGTGATCGAGGAAGGTCCCTCGCCAGCCCTCGACGACGACCTGCGCGAGCGCATCGGCGAGGCGGCCCGTCGCGGCGTGAAGGCGACCGACTACGTCAACGCCGGCACCGTCGAGTTCCTCGTCGAGGACGGCGAGTTCTACTTCCTCGAGGTCAACACCCGCATCCAGGTCGAACACTGCGTCACCGAGGAGATTACGGGCATCGACATCGTGAAGTGGCAACTGCGCGTCGCGGCCGGCGAGGAACTCGCCTTCGAGCAGGACGACGTCGAGATCGACGGCCACGCGATGGAGTTCCGGATCAACGCCGAGAACGCCGCCAACGACTTCGCGCCCGCCACGGGCGGCACACTCGAGACGTACGATCCGCCGGGTGGGGTGGGCGTCCGCGTCGACGACGCCCTGCGCCAGGGCGACGAACTCGTCACCGACTACGACTCGATGATCGCGAAGCTGATCGTCTGGGGTGGGGACCGCGACGAGTGCATCGCCCGCTCGATTCGCGCGCTGCGCGAGTACGACATCGAGGGCATCGAGACGATCATCCCGTTCCACCGGCTGATGCTCACCGACGAGACGTTCGTCGCCGGCGAGCACGACACGAAGTATCTGGACGAGGAACTCGACCGCTCGCGCATCGAGCAGGCCCAGGAGCAGTGGGGAACCGGGGCGACCGACGCCGCCGACGACGACGAGGAGGTCGTCGAGCGCGAGTTCACCGTCGAAGTCAACGGCAAGCGCTTCGAGGTCGAACTCGAGGAACGCGGCGCGCCGGCGCTGCCGACTGCCTCGAACGGGAGCGGCGCGATGGCCAGTCGACCCGACGCCGCCACCGGCGACGCCGGAGGCGACGTCGCCATCGAGGGCGACGGCGAGGTCGTCGACGCCGAGATGCAGGGAACGATCCTCTCCGTCGAGGTCGAAGAAGGCGAGGAAGTCGCCGCGGGCGACGTGCTGGTCGTCCTCGAGGCGATGAAGATGGAAAACGACATCGTCGCCTCCCGCGGCGGCGAAGTCACCCAGATCGCCGTCGAGGAAGGCGATAGCGTCGACATGGGCGATACGCTGATCGTCCTCGAGTGA
- a CDS encoding ribbon-helix-helix domain-containing protein — protein MSEATTNNGDDEILTVNFKLTRSFLDEIEDTWQGRGFNSRSEFIRYTLRDAVEHPTFDRDELVALLQAEEDVREQRTMSAEEARERFGTDDTNE, from the coding sequence ATGTCTGAAGCGACCACGAACAATGGCGACGACGAGATCCTCACGGTGAACTTCAAACTCACACGGTCGTTTCTCGACGAAATCGAAGACACGTGGCAAGGACGGGGATTCAACAGTCGGAGCGAATTCATCCGGTATACCTTGCGTGACGCCGTCGAACATCCCACGTTCGACCGTGACGAACTCGTCGCACTTCTCCAAGCGGAGGAGGATGTCCGTGAACAACGGACGATGAGCGCCGAGGAAGCACGCGAACGATTTGGCACCGACGACACGAATGAGTGA
- a CDS encoding acyl-CoA carboxylase subunit beta — protein MEDRIEELEEMREEALMGGGEARIERQHEKGKMTARERIDYFLDDGTFTEFDQLRTHQTRQFGMDEQKIPGDGVVTGYGEVNGRTVFVFAHDFTVFGGSLGEVFAEKITKVMDMAMEVGAPIVGLNDSAGARIQEGVKSLAGFTEIFRRNQEASGVVPQISAIMGPCAGGAVYSPSITDFIFMVKDTSHMYITGPGVTKTVTGEDVTHEELGGAMTHADKTGVAQFAVEDEEQALDQIKRLLSYLPQNNVEDPPRVEPWDDPDRRDEQLESIIPESAQKPYDMTQVIGSVVDEGSFFEVAENHAQNIVVGFGRLDGRSVGIVANQPRVNAGTLTVDASMKGSRFVRFCDSFNIPIVTFVDVPGYMPGTDQEHRGIIRHGAKLLYAYSEATVPLLTVITRKAYGGAYCVMASKNLGADINYAWPTAEIAVMGPQGAVNILYRNELAEADDPDALRDELIDEYREEFANPYTATDKGFLDDVILPTETRSRLIDDLEMLETKREDNPDKKHGNIPL, from the coding sequence ATGGAAGATCGCATCGAAGAGCTCGAGGAAATGCGTGAGGAGGCCCTCATGGGCGGCGGTGAAGCCCGCATCGAACGCCAGCACGAGAAGGGGAAGATGACCGCCCGCGAGCGGATCGACTACTTCCTCGACGACGGCACGTTCACGGAGTTCGACCAGCTTCGGACCCACCAGACGCGTCAGTTCGGGATGGACGAGCAGAAGATCCCGGGCGACGGCGTCGTTACGGGCTACGGTGAGGTCAACGGCCGAACCGTCTTCGTTTTCGCCCACGACTTTACCGTCTTCGGGGGCTCGCTCGGCGAGGTGTTCGCCGAGAAGATTACCAAGGTGATGGACATGGCGATGGAGGTCGGCGCCCCGATCGTCGGCCTGAACGACTCCGCGGGCGCACGCATCCAGGAAGGCGTCAAGAGCCTCGCCGGCTTCACCGAGATCTTCCGGCGCAACCAGGAGGCCAGTGGCGTCGTTCCCCAGATCTCGGCCATCATGGGCCCGTGTGCCGGCGGCGCGGTCTACTCCCCGTCGATCACCGACTTCATCTTCATGGTGAAAGATACGAGCCACATGTACATCACCGGCCCCGGCGTCACCAAGACCGTCACCGGTGAGGACGTCACCCACGAGGAACTCGGCGGCGCGATGACTCACGCCGATAAGACCGGCGTCGCCCAGTTCGCCGTCGAGGACGAAGAGCAGGCGCTCGATCAGATCAAGCGACTGCTCTCGTACCTGCCACAGAACAACGTCGAGGACCCACCCCGGGTCGAGCCGTGGGACGACCCCGACCGTCGGGACGAGCAACTCGAGTCGATCATCCCCGAGAGCGCACAGAAGCCATACGACATGACACAGGTGATCGGCTCTGTCGTCGACGAGGGGTCGTTCTTCGAGGTCGCCGAGAACCACGCCCAGAACATCGTCGTCGGCTTCGGTCGGCTCGACGGCCGTTCCGTGGGGATCGTCGCGAACCAGCCGCGAGTCAACGCCGGGACGCTCACCGTCGACGCCTCGATGAAGGGCTCGCGCTTCGTCCGCTTCTGTGACTCCTTTAACATCCCGATCGTCACCTTCGTCGACGTCCCCGGCTACATGCCCGGCACCGACCAGGAACACCGCGGGATCATCCGTCACGGCGCCAAACTGCTCTACGCCTACTCCGAGGCGACCGTCCCGCTGCTGACGGTCATCACCCGGAAAGCCTACGGTGGGGCCTACTGCGTCATGGCCTCGAAGAACCTCGGCGCGGACATCAACTACGCCTGGCCGACCGCCGAAATCGCCGTCATGGGCCCACAGGGTGCCGTCAACATCCTCTACCGGAACGAACTCGCCGAGGCAGACGACCCCGACGCCCTGCGCGACGAACTCATCGATGAGTACCGCGAGGAGTTCGCCAACCCCTACACCGCCACGGACAAGGGCTTCCTCGACGACGTCATCCTCCCGACCGAGACGCGTTCCCGGCTCATCGACGACCTCGAGATGCTCGAGACGAAACGCGAGGACAACCCCGATAAGAAACACGGCAACATCCCGCTGTGA